A window of the Enterobacteriaceae bacterium 4M9 genome harbors these coding sequences:
- a CDS encoding MmcQ/YjbR family DNA-binding protein, translated as MTNSELLQYCMNKPGAEQSVHSDWKATQIKVADVLFAMVHEVDAHPAVSLKTSPGLAELLREAHQDVKPSEHLNKAHWSTLYLDGTLADSRIYYLVDASYQLALELVPEQTRKLLVT; from the coding sequence ATGACCAATTCGGAGCTGTTGCAATACTGCATGAATAAACCGGGCGCGGAACAGAGTGTTCACAGCGACTGGAAGGCCACACAGATTAAAGTGGCCGATGTGCTGTTCGCTATGGTGCATGAGGTGGACGCCCACCCGGCGGTGTCGTTAAAAACCAGCCCAGGGCTGGCCGAACTGCTGCGTGAAGCGCACCAGGATGTGAAGCCGAGCGAGCATCTTAACAAAGCGCACTGGAGCACGCTGTATCTTGACGGCACGCTTGCGGACTCACGGATTTATTACCTGGTGGATGCCTCATACCAGCTGGCGCTGGAACTGGTGCCGGAGCAGACGCGTAAGCTGCTAGTCACTTAG
- the dnaB gene encoding replicative DNA helicase, whose translation MAGNKPFNKPTEPRDPQVAALKMPPHSLEAEQSVLGGLMLDNERWDDVAERVVSEDFYTRQHRLIFTEMHRLQETGRPLDLITISESLERQGELESVGGFAYLAELSKNTPSAANINAYADIVRERAVVREMIAVANEIADAGFDPQGRTSEDLLDLAESRVFQIAENRANKDEGPKSIDQILEATVSRIETLYQQPHDGVTGVDTGYQDLNKKTAGLQRSDLIIVAARPSMGKTTFAMNLCENAAMLQDKPVLIFSLEMPAEQIMMRMLASLSRVDQTRIRTGQLDDEDWARISGTMGILLEKRNMYIDDSSGLTPTEVRSRARRIYREHGGISLIMVDYLQLMRVPSLSDNRTLEIAEISRSLKALAKELQVPVVALSQLNRSLEQRADKRPVNSDLRESGSIEQDADLIMFIYRDEVYHENSDLKGIAEIILGKQRNGPIGTVRLTFNGQWSRFDNYAGPQYDDE comes from the coding sequence ATGGCAGGAAATAAACCCTTCAACAAACCCACTGAGCCCCGCGACCCGCAGGTTGCCGCGCTGAAAATGCCGCCCCATTCGCTGGAAGCAGAGCAGTCGGTGTTGGGCGGTTTAATGCTGGATAACGAGCGCTGGGACGATGTGGCCGAGCGTGTGGTGTCGGAAGATTTCTACACTCGCCAGCACCGGCTTATCTTTACCGAGATGCACCGCCTACAGGAAACCGGCCGTCCCCTTGATTTGATTACCATTTCGGAATCACTGGAGCGCCAGGGCGAACTGGAAAGCGTGGGCGGCTTTGCTTACCTGGCAGAACTTTCTAAAAATACGCCAAGTGCAGCGAACATTAACGCTTACGCCGACATCGTTCGCGAACGTGCGGTAGTGCGTGAAATGATCGCCGTCGCCAATGAAATCGCTGACGCCGGTTTCGATCCACAGGGGCGCACCAGTGAAGATCTGCTGGATCTGGCAGAATCACGCGTTTTTCAGATAGCCGAAAACCGCGCTAACAAAGACGAAGGGCCAAAGAGCATCGATCAGATCCTCGAAGCCACCGTCTCGCGTATTGAAACCCTTTACCAGCAACCGCACGACGGCGTAACCGGCGTCGATACCGGTTATCAGGATCTGAATAAAAAGACCGCCGGTTTGCAGCGCTCGGATCTGATAATTGTTGCGGCGCGTCCGTCGATGGGTAAAACCACCTTTGCGATGAACCTGTGTGAAAACGCCGCCATGTTGCAGGACAAGCCGGTGCTTATCTTTTCACTGGAGATGCCCGCCGAGCAGATAATGATGCGTATGCTGGCGTCGCTGTCGCGCGTGGATCAGACCCGTATCCGTACCGGCCAGCTTGACGACGAAGACTGGGCGCGCATTTCCGGCACCATGGGCATTCTGCTTGAAAAGCGCAACATGTATATCGACGATTCGTCCGGCCTGACGCCAACCGAAGTGCGCTCGCGCGCCCGTCGTATCTACCGTGAACACGGCGGCATCAGCCTTATCATGGTGGACTACCTGCAGCTTATGCGCGTGCCGTCGCTCTCTGACAACCGTACGCTGGAAATCGCTGAAATCTCCCGCTCGCTTAAGGCGCTGGCTAAAGAGCTACAGGTGCCGGTGGTGGCGCTGTCGCAGCTTAACCGCTCGCTGGAGCAGCGCGCCGACAAACGCCCGGTCAACTCCGACCTGCGTGAATCTGGCTCTATCGAGCAGGACGCCGACCTCATCATGTTTATCTATCGCGATGAGGTGTATCACGAGAACAGTGACCTGAAAGGCATTGCCGAAATCATTCTCGGTAAGCAGCGTAACGGCCCCATTGGCACCGTGCGCCTGACCTTTAACGGCCAGTGGTCACGCTTTGATAACTACGCGGGTCCGCAGTACGACGACGAATAA
- the pspG gene encoding envelope stress response protein PspG, with the protein MLELIFVLGFFFMLLLTGVSVLGVMAALFVATILMFAGGVFALMIKLLPWLLLAVAGVWLIRTLKEKKDPYARYGLVRERNSRRDYRRYSRSRY; encoded by the coding sequence ATGCTGGAACTGATTTTTGTGCTGGGGTTCTTTTTTATGCTGCTGCTGACCGGCGTGTCGGTACTCGGTGTGATGGCGGCACTGTTTGTCGCCACGATATTGATGTTCGCAGGCGGCGTGTTTGCGCTGATGATTAAGCTCCTGCCGTGGCTGCTGCTGGCCGTTGCTGGCGTGTGGCTCATCCGCACCCTGAAAGAGAAAAAAGACCCGTATGCGCGCTATGGCCTGGTGCGCGAGCGCAATAGCCGTCGCGATTATCGTCGTTACAGCCGCAGCCGTTACTGA
- a CDS encoding YjbQ family protein: MWFQQTLTLSAKSRGFHLVTDEVLEQIGDLPEIRVGLLHLLLLHTSASLTLNENCDPTVRQDMERHFLRTVPDNAPYEHDYEGADDMPAHIKSSLLGASLTLPVKNGRVALGTWQGIWLGEHRIHGGSRKIIATLQGE; encoded by the coding sequence ATGTGGTTTCAGCAAACCCTGACGTTAAGCGCAAAATCGCGCGGTTTTCATCTGGTTACCGATGAGGTGCTGGAGCAGATTGGTGATTTGCCGGAAATTCGCGTTGGCCTGCTGCATTTGCTGCTGCTTCACACCTCGGCGTCCCTGACGCTCAACGAGAACTGCGATCCCACGGTGCGCCAGGACATGGAGCGCCATTTCTTACGCACTGTGCCAGACAATGCACCTTATGAGCACGACTACGAAGGCGCAGACGATATGCCTGCCCACATTAAGTCGTCGCTGCTGGGGGCGTCGCTAACGCTGCCGGTCAAAAACGGGCGCGTGGCGCTGGGAACGTGGCAGGGAATATGGCTGGGGGAGCATCGCATCCACGGCGGTTCGCGAAAAATCATCGCCACGCTACAGGGGGAATAA
- a CDS encoding aspartate/tyrosine/aromatic aminotransferase, translating into MFQNVDAYAGDPILSLMERFKEDPREGKVNLSIGLYYNEDGIIPQLKAIASAEARINAQPHGASVYLPMEGLGSYRHTIAPLLFGADHPALREGRIATIQTLGGSGALKVGADFLKRYFPESKVWVSDPTWENHVAIFSGAGFEVNTYPWFDDETKGVRVAALLDALGALPPRSIVLLHPCCHNPTGSDLTHAEWDEVIKVLKARELIPFMDIAYQGFGAGMEDDAYAIRAATDAGLPVFVSNSFSKIFSLYGERVGGLSVVCEDADAAARVLGQLKATVRRNYSSPPNFGAQLVSTVLNDDALRASWLAEVEEMRLRIIAMRKVLVEVLSREVPGRDFSYFLRQRGMFTYTGLSAAQVDRLRDEFGVYLIASGRMCVAGLNTRNVEYVARSFAAVM; encoded by the coding sequence GTGTTTCAGAATGTTGACGCCTACGCGGGCGACCCCATCCTCTCCCTCATGGAGCGCTTCAAGGAAGACCCGCGCGAGGGCAAAGTTAACCTCAGCATCGGGCTTTATTACAACGAAGACGGCATTATTCCGCAGCTTAAGGCCATCGCGAGTGCTGAGGCGCGTATCAATGCGCAGCCGCACGGCGCATCGGTGTATCTGCCGATGGAAGGGCTGGGCAGCTATCGTCACACGATTGCGCCGCTGCTGTTTGGCGCAGACCATCCTGCGCTGCGCGAAGGGCGCATTGCCACTATTCAGACGCTCGGTGGCTCTGGCGCGCTCAAGGTCGGTGCCGACTTCCTCAAACGTTACTTTCCTGAGTCGAAAGTGTGGGTCAGCGACCCGACGTGGGAGAACCACGTTGCCATATTCTCCGGCGCTGGCTTCGAAGTGAACACTTACCCCTGGTTTGATGATGAAACCAAAGGCGTGCGCGTTGCCGCCCTGCTGGATGCGCTGGGCGCGCTGCCGCCGCGCAGCATTGTGCTACTGCATCCGTGCTGCCATAACCCGACCGGCTCCGACCTGACTCATGCCGAATGGGATGAAGTGATTAAGGTACTGAAAGCGCGTGAGTTAATTCCGTTCATGGACATCGCCTATCAGGGTTTTGGTGCCGGAATGGAAGACGATGCCTACGCCATTCGTGCCGCCACTGATGCGGGCCTGCCGGTGTTTGTCAGCAACTCATTCTCGAAGATTTTCTCGCTCTATGGCGAGCGCGTGGGCGGGCTTTCGGTGGTGTGTGAAGATGCCGATGCCGCCGCGCGCGTGCTGGGCCAGCTTAAGGCAACCGTGCGCCGCAACTATTCCAGCCCGCCAAACTTTGGCGCACAGCTGGTTTCCACCGTGCTTAATGACGATGCACTGCGTGCAAGCTGGCTTGCAGAAGTGGAAGAGATGCGCTTGCGTATTATCGCCATGCGTAAAGTGTTGGTTGAAGTACTGAGCCGTGAAGTGCCAGGGCGCGATTTCAGCTACTTCCTGCGCCAGCGCGGCATGTTTACCTACACCGGCCTGAGTGCCGCCCAGGTCGACCGCCTGCGCGATGAGTTTGGCGTTTACCTTATCGCCAGCGGCCGTATGTGCGTGGCCGGGCTAAACACCCGCAATGTGGAATACGTCGCCCGTTCGTTTGCCGCAGTAATGTAA
- the alr gene encoding alanine racemase has translation MQAATVVINRRALRHNLQRLRQLAPASRIVAVVKANAYGHGLLETARTLDSADVFGVARLEEALRLRAGGITQPILLLEGFFNAADLPILQRENFQTAVHSPEQLAALEAAELAAPITVWMKLDTGMHRLGVRPDEADDCYARLSRCKNVRQPVNIVSHFARADELESDATPRQLEIFNRFCAGKPGERSIAASGGLLFWPDSHFEQVRPGIILYGVSPLEGKPWGAELGFEPAMSLTSSLIAVRPHKAGEPVGYGGTWVSERDTCLGVVAMGYGDGYPRCAPSGTPVLVNGREVPVVGRVAMDMICVDLGPDTQEKTGDTVVMWGEGLPVERIAEITKVSAYELITRLTSRVAMSYLD, from the coding sequence ATGCAAGCGGCTACTGTCGTCATTAACCGCCGCGCTCTGCGCCACAATTTGCAACGCCTGCGCCAGCTTGCTCCGGCAAGCCGTATTGTCGCTGTCGTTAAGGCTAACGCTTACGGCCACGGCCTGCTGGAAACCGCGCGCACGCTGGACAGTGCTGACGTGTTTGGCGTGGCGCGTCTTGAAGAAGCCCTGCGCCTACGTGCAGGCGGCATTACGCAGCCGATTTTGCTGCTGGAAGGTTTTTTTAACGCCGCCGACCTGCCGATACTGCAGCGCGAGAACTTCCAGACGGCGGTACACAGCCCGGAGCAGTTGGCGGCGCTGGAAGCGGCAGAGCTTGCTGCACCCATCACCGTGTGGATGAAACTGGATACCGGTATGCACCGCCTGGGCGTGCGCCCGGACGAAGCAGATGACTGCTACGCGCGCCTGTCGCGTTGCAAAAATGTGCGCCAGCCGGTCAATATCGTCAGCCACTTTGCCCGCGCTGATGAACTGGAAAGTGACGCCACACCGCGCCAGCTTGAGATTTTTAACCGCTTCTGCGCCGGTAAGCCGGGCGAGCGTTCTATTGCTGCCTCCGGCGGTCTGTTGTTCTGGCCGGATTCGCATTTTGAGCAAGTGCGCCCTGGCATCATTCTTTACGGCGTGTCGCCGCTTGAGGGCAAGCCCTGGGGCGCAGAGCTGGGCTTTGAACCTGCTATGTCGCTGACCTCATCACTGATTGCCGTGCGCCCGCACAAGGCAGGCGAGCCGGTGGGTTACGGTGGTACCTGGGTGAGTGAGCGCGATACGTGCCTGGGCGTGGTGGCGATGGGCTACGGCGATGGCTACCCGCGCTGTGCGCCGTCTGGTACGCCGGTGCTGGTCAATGGCCGCGAAGTGCCTGTTGTCGGGCGCGTGGCGATGGACATGATTTGTGTCGATTTGGGGCCAGATACCCAGGAAAAAACGGGCGATACGGTGGTGATGTGGGGCGAAGGGTTACCGGTAGAGCGCATTGCTGAAATAACGAAAGTGAGTGCTTACGAACTTATCACGCGCCTGACCTCAAGGGTTGCTATGTCTTACCTCGATTAA
- the uvrA gene encoding excinuclease ABC subunit UvrA yields MDKIEVRGVRTHNLKNINLVIPRDKLIVITGLSGSGKSSLAFDTLYAEGQRRYVESLSAYARQFLSLMEKPDVDHIEGLSPAISIEQKSTSHNPRSTVGTITEIHDYLRLLFARVGEPRCPDHDVTLAAQTVSQMVDNVLSQPEGKRLMLLAPIIKERKGEHTKTLENLASQGYIRARIDGEVCDLSDPPKLELQKKHTIEVVIDRFKVREDLATRLAESFETALELSGGSAIVADMDDAKAEELLFSANFACPICGYSMRELEPRLFSFNNPAGACPTCDGLGVQQYFDPDRVVQNKELSLAGGAIRGWDRRNFYYFQMLRSLADHYKFDVEASWDSLSDKVREVILNGSGKETIEFKYINDRGDTSVRRHPFEGVLHNMERRYKETESNAVREELSKYISNRPCISCEGTRLNREARHVFVENTSLPTISDMSIGHAMDFFTNMKLSGQRAKIAEKVLKEIGDRLKFLVNVGLNYLTLSRSAETLSGGEAQRIRLASQIGAGLVGVMYVLDEPSIGLHQRDNERLLGTLIHLRNLGNTVIVVEHDEDAIRAADHVIDIGPGAGVHGGQVVAEGPLEAIMAVPESLTGQFMSGKRQIEIPKQRVKADPSKVLKLSGARGNNLKNVTLTLPVGLFTCITGVSGSGKSTLINDTLFPIAQRQLNGATSGEPAPYREIQGLENFDKVIDIDQSPIGRTPRSNPATYTGVFTPVRELFAGVPEARSRGYTPGRFSFNVRGGRCEACQGDGVIKVEMHFLPDVYVSCDQCKGKRYNRETLEIKYKGKSIHEVLDMTIEEAREFFDAVPALARKLQTLIDVGLSYIRLGQSATTLSGGEAQRVKLARELSKRGTGQTLYILDEPTTGLHFADIQQLLEVLHQLRDQGNTIVVIEHNLDVIKTADWIVDLGPEGGSGGGEILVSGTPETVAECEASHTARFLKPMLKKK; encoded by the coding sequence ATGGATAAGATAGAAGTCAGGGGTGTACGCACCCACAATCTCAAGAACATTAATCTCGTCATTCCTCGCGACAAACTTATCGTTATCACCGGCCTGTCCGGCTCCGGCAAGTCGTCGCTGGCGTTTGACACGCTCTATGCAGAAGGCCAGCGCCGCTACGTTGAATCGCTGTCAGCCTATGCACGTCAGTTCCTGTCGCTGATGGAAAAGCCCGATGTTGACCATATTGAAGGTCTGTCGCCTGCCATTTCCATCGAACAAAAATCTACCTCGCACAACCCGCGCTCTACCGTAGGCACCATTACCGAAATCCACGACTACCTGCGCCTGCTGTTTGCCCGCGTGGGCGAGCCGCGCTGCCCGGATCACGACGTGACGCTGGCGGCGCAAACCGTGAGCCAGATGGTGGACAATGTGCTGAGCCAGCCCGAAGGCAAGCGCCTGATGCTGCTCGCGCCCATTATCAAAGAGCGTAAAGGCGAGCACACTAAAACGTTGGAGAACCTGGCAAGCCAGGGCTACATCCGCGCGCGCATCGACGGCGAAGTGTGCGATCTGTCAGATCCACCAAAGCTGGAGCTACAGAAAAAACACACGATCGAGGTGGTGATTGACCGCTTCAAGGTACGCGAGGATCTGGCAACACGCCTTGCGGAATCCTTTGAAACCGCGCTGGAGCTGTCCGGCGGCTCGGCCATTGTCGCGGACATGGACGATGCAAAGGCCGAAGAACTGCTGTTCTCGGCTAACTTTGCCTGCCCGATTTGCGGCTACAGCATGCGCGAGCTTGAACCGCGCCTGTTCTCCTTTAACAACCCGGCCGGTGCCTGCCCAACCTGCGACGGCCTGGGCGTGCAGCAGTATTTCGATCCCGATCGCGTGGTGCAGAACAAAGAATTGTCACTGGCCGGTGGTGCGATCCGCGGCTGGGATCGCCGCAACTTCTATTACTTCCAGATGCTGCGCTCGCTTGCCGATCACTATAAGTTCGACGTGGAAGCCTCCTGGGACAGCCTGAGCGACAAGGTGCGCGAGGTTATCCTTAACGGCTCCGGCAAAGAAACTATCGAGTTCAAATACATCAACGACCGTGGTGATACCTCGGTGCGCCGCCATCCGTTTGAAGGCGTGCTGCACAATATGGAGCGGCGCTACAAAGAGACGGAATCCAACGCGGTGCGTGAGGAACTGTCTAAATACATCAGCAACCGCCCGTGCATCAGTTGCGAAGGCACGCGCCTTAACCGCGAAGCGCGCCACGTGTTTGTTGAGAACACCTCGCTGCCGACTATCTCAGATATGAGCATCGGCCATGCGATGGACTTTTTCACCAACATGAAGCTGTCCGGCCAACGCGCTAAAATCGCGGAAAAAGTGCTTAAAGAGATTGGCGATCGCCTGAAATTCCTGGTGAACGTCGGCCTGAACTACCTCACGCTGTCGCGCTCGGCGGAAACGCTCTCCGGCGGCGAAGCGCAGCGCATCCGCCTGGCAAGCCAGATTGGTGCAGGGCTGGTAGGCGTGATGTACGTGCTCGATGAACCGTCCATTGGCCTGCACCAGCGCGATAACGAGCGCCTGCTCGGCACGCTTATTCACCTGCGCAACCTTGGCAACACCGTGATTGTGGTGGAGCACGACGAAGACGCCATCCGCGCCGCCGACCACGTGATTGATATCGGCCCAGGTGCTGGCGTGCACGGCGGCCAGGTAGTGGCCGAAGGCCCGCTGGAGGCGATTATGGCGGTGCCGGAGTCGCTTACCGGCCAGTTTATGAGCGGCAAGCGCCAGATTGAAATACCCAAACAGCGCGTGAAGGCCGATCCGTCGAAAGTGCTCAAACTCAGTGGCGCACGCGGCAATAACCTGAAGAACGTGACGCTGACGCTGCCGGTTGGGCTGTTTACTTGTATTACCGGCGTATCCGGCTCTGGCAAATCCACGCTGATTAACGACACGCTGTTCCCGATTGCCCAGCGCCAGCTTAACGGCGCCACCAGCGGCGAACCGGCACCGTATCGTGAAATCCAGGGGCTGGAGAACTTCGATAAGGTTATCGATATCGACCAGAGCCCCATTGGCCGCACGCCGCGCTCAAACCCCGCCACCTACACCGGCGTGTTTACGCCCGTGCGTGAACTGTTTGCGGGCGTGCCGGAAGCGCGCTCGCGCGGCTATACGCCGGGGCGCTTTAGCTTTAACGTGCGCGGTGGACGCTGCGAGGCCTGCCAGGGCGACGGCGTGATTAAAGTTGAAATGCACTTCCTGCCAGATGTGTATGTCTCCTGCGATCAGTGCAAAGGCAAGCGCTACAACCGCGAAACGCTGGAGATTAAATACAAAGGCAAAAGCATCCACGAAGTGCTGGATATGACCATTGAAGAGGCGCGCGAGTTCTTTGACGCCGTGCCTGCGCTCGCACGCAAACTTCAGACGCTTATCGACGTGGGTCTGTCTTACATTCGCCTGGGCCAGTCGGCCACGACGCTCTCCGGCGGTGAGGCACAACGTGTGAAGCTGGCGCGCGAGCTGTCAAAACGCGGCACCGGCCAGACGCTGTATATTCTCGACGAACCGACCACCGGCCTGCATTTTGCCGACATCCAGCAGTTGCTGGAAGTGCTGCACCAGCTGCGCGACCAGGGCAACACTATCGTGGTGATTGAGCATAACCTCGACGTGATTAAAACCGCCGACTGGATTGTTGACCTGGGTCCGGAAGGCGGCAGCGGCGGCGGGGAAATTCTCGTCTCCGGTACGCCGGAAACGGTGGCCGAGTGCGAAGCCTCACATACCGCCCGCTTCCTAAAGCCGATGCTGAAGAAGAAGTAA
- a CDS encoding quinone oxidoreductase, which yields MATRIEFNQHGGPEVLNAVEFTPAFPAANEVQIENKAIGINYIDTYVRSGLYPPAAMPSGLGTEASGVVIKAGSGVTHLKAGDRVVYAQAGLGAYSTVHNVIADKVARLPDAISFEQAAASFLKGLTVFYLLRKTYEIKPNEVFLFHAAAGGVGLIACQWAKALGARLIGTVGSAEKAEKAKRAGAWQTIHYQEENIAERVRELTDGKKVAVVYDSVGKSTWEASLDCLQRRGLMVSFGNASGPVTGVNLGILNQKGSLYVTRPSLFGYVTNRAELEEASNELFSLIASGVIKVEVPESQKFPLHDAARAHQTLESRATSGSSLLIP from the coding sequence ATGGCAACGCGCATCGAATTCAACCAGCACGGTGGACCAGAGGTCCTCAACGCGGTGGAATTCACCCCAGCCTTCCCGGCAGCCAACGAAGTGCAGATAGAAAACAAAGCTATCGGTATCAACTACATCGACACGTATGTGCGAAGTGGACTGTACCCGCCTGCCGCCATGCCGAGCGGCCTGGGCACTGAGGCGTCGGGCGTGGTGATTAAGGCGGGCAGCGGCGTCACGCACCTCAAAGCTGGCGATCGCGTGGTCTATGCACAGGCCGGACTGGGTGCCTACAGCACGGTGCATAATGTGATTGCCGATAAAGTAGCGCGTCTGCCGGACGCCATTTCCTTTGAGCAGGCGGCGGCGTCGTTCCTCAAGGGGCTGACGGTGTTCTATCTGCTGCGCAAAACCTATGAAATTAAGCCTAACGAAGTATTCCTGTTTCACGCGGCGGCAGGCGGTGTGGGGCTGATTGCCTGCCAGTGGGCCAAAGCGCTGGGCGCAAGGCTGATTGGCACCGTTGGCTCCGCAGAGAAAGCCGAGAAAGCAAAACGTGCCGGGGCGTGGCAAACCATTCACTACCAGGAAGAAAACATTGCCGAACGCGTGCGCGAACTGACTGACGGCAAAAAAGTGGCGGTGGTGTACGACTCGGTGGGTAAATCCACCTGGGAAGCCTCGCTCGACTGCCTGCAACGCCGCGGGCTGATGGTGAGCTTTGGTAACGCCTCCGGGCCGGTCACTGGCGTCAATCTCGGCATCCTGAACCAGAAAGGCTCGCTGTACGTGACGCGCCCTTCCCTGTTTGGCTATGTCACCAACCGTGCAGAGCTGGAAGAAGCCAGCAACGAACTGTTCTCACTGATTGCCAGCGGCGTGATTAAAGTTGAGGTGCCGGAGAGTCAAAAATTCCCGCTGCATGATGCAGCCCGCGCGCACCAGACGCTGGAAAGCCGGGCCACCAGCGGCTCCAGCCTACTGATTCCATAA
- the dusA gene encoding tRNA dihydrouridine(20/20a) synthase DusA — translation MQPQSTAKTFPALRFSVAPMLDWTDRHCRYFLRKLSRNALLYTEMVTTGAIIHGKGDYLAYSEEEHPVALQLGGSDPAALAQCAKLAQARGYDEINLNVGCPSDRVQNGRFGACLMGEAQLVADCVKAMRDVVSVPVTVKTRIGIDDQDSYEFLCDFIDTVANRGGCDTFIIHARKAWLSGLSPKENREIPPLDYPRVYQLKRDFPQLTLSLNGGIKTLEEAQQHLQHLDGVMVGREAYQNPGIMAAVDRVIFGCDTPDPDPVAVVRSMYPYIENELSNGTYLGHITRHMLGLFQGIPGARQWRRYLSENAHKAGADIAVVEQALQLVAERR, via the coding sequence ATGCAGCCACAATCCACCGCAAAGACTTTCCCCGCACTTCGCTTCTCCGTGGCGCCGATGCTCGACTGGACCGACCGCCACTGCCGCTATTTCCTGCGTAAGCTGTCGCGCAACGCGCTGCTGTACACAGAAATGGTCACGACGGGCGCGATTATCCACGGTAAAGGCGACTATCTGGCTTACAGCGAAGAAGAGCACCCGGTGGCGTTACAGCTTGGCGGCAGTGATCCGGCGGCGCTGGCGCAGTGCGCGAAGTTGGCCCAGGCGCGCGGTTATGACGAAATTAACCTCAACGTCGGTTGCCCGTCCGATCGCGTGCAGAACGGCCGCTTTGGTGCCTGCCTGATGGGTGAGGCGCAACTGGTGGCAGATTGTGTAAAAGCGATGCGCGACGTGGTATCGGTGCCGGTCACGGTGAAAACCCGTATCGGTATCGACGACCAGGACAGCTACGAATTTCTGTGTGACTTTATCGATACCGTTGCTAACCGCGGCGGTTGCGACACCTTTATCATTCACGCACGTAAGGCGTGGCTGTCTGGCCTTAGCCCGAAAGAGAACCGCGAAATCCCGCCGCTGGATTATCCGCGCGTGTACCAGCTGAAGCGCGATTTCCCGCAGCTGACGCTCTCGCTCAACGGCGGCATTAAAACACTGGAAGAAGCGCAGCAGCATCTCCAGCATCTCGACGGCGTAATGGTGGGGCGCGAGGCCTACCAGAATCCGGGGATCATGGCGGCAGTCGATCGCGTCATTTTTGGCTGCGACACACCCGATCCCGATCCGGTTGCCGTAGTGAGATCCATGTATCCCTACATTGAAAATGAACTCAGCAACGGCACTTATCTCGGCCACATTACGCGCCATATGCTGGGCCTGTTTCAGGGCATACCGGGCGCGCGCCAGTGGCGTCGTTACTTAAGCGAGAATGCGCACAAAGCCGGGGCCGATATCGCCGTGGTTGAGCAGGCGCTACAGCTGGTTGCTGAACGGCGTTAA